A single region of the Solwaraspora sp. WMMD406 genome encodes:
- a CDS encoding RNA-binding protein — MPAPASRPDMVLRPALEHLVKGIVTHPDDVRVRLVDSRRGKRLEVRVHPEDLGTVIGRGGRTAKALRQVIGSIGGRGVRVDIVDSY; from the coding sequence GTGCCGGCTCCAGCGAGCAGGCCTGACATGGTTCTCCGGCCCGCGCTGGAGCACCTGGTCAAGGGGATCGTCACCCACCCGGACGACGTTCGGGTGCGGCTGGTCGACTCGCGTCGGGGCAAGCGCCTGGAGGTCCGGGTGCATCCCGAGGATCTCGGTACGGTGATCGGCCGTGGTGGGCGCACCGCCAAGGCGTTACGCCAGGTCATCGGGTCGATCGGCGGCCGTGGCGTCCGCGTCGACATCGTCGATTCCTACTGA
- a CDS encoding DUF402 domain-containing protein, with product MRFQPGQLIMHRNVRRGRLGWVRPARVVSDDEHGLLVWLDRGSPVANEVADDGRGMRAMPFTEWITRSYQIKHGFWLGPPVLKFLPTGAAHSVWWFRDDDHQFLNWYVNLEEPGVRWADDELAGVDVVDQDLDVVIRPDRSWTWKDEEEFVERLAFPEHYWVRDEAAVRAEGRRVITIAEAGEFPFDGTWCDFRPEPSWSPPAELPLGWDRPPAVG from the coding sequence ATGCGGTTTCAGCCTGGTCAGTTGATCATGCACCGGAACGTACGCCGGGGCCGGCTCGGCTGGGTCCGGCCGGCTCGGGTCGTCTCCGACGACGAGCACGGCCTGCTGGTGTGGCTCGACCGGGGCAGCCCGGTGGCCAACGAGGTCGCCGACGACGGACGTGGCATGCGGGCGATGCCGTTCACCGAGTGGATCACCCGCTCCTACCAGATCAAGCACGGTTTCTGGCTCGGCCCGCCGGTGCTCAAGTTCCTGCCGACCGGGGCGGCGCACTCCGTCTGGTGGTTCCGGGACGACGACCACCAGTTCCTCAACTGGTACGTCAACCTCGAGGAGCCCGGCGTCCGGTGGGCCGACGACGAGCTGGCCGGAGTGGATGTCGTCGACCAGGATCTGGACGTGGTGATCCGACCGGACCGGAGCTGGACCTGGAAGGACGAGGAAGAGTTCGTCGAGCGGCTGGCTTTCCCCGAGCACTACTGGGTCCGCGACGAGGCCGCCGTCCGGGCCGAAGGACGGCGCGTCATCACGATCGCCGAAGCGGGCGAGTTCCCGTTCGACGGCACCTGGTGCGACTTTCGTCCGGAACCGTCCTGGTCGCCGCCGGCTGAACTGCCGCTTGGCTGGGATCGACCGCCGGCGGTCGGGTGA
- a CDS encoding [protein-PII] uridylyltransferase has protein sequence MDGVGARQIGGAGPGPTLTMGIGAAARVERAAALDVWLASLLPAGLPGVALVAVGGLGRLQCSPYSDLDLVLLHRGVAGMDELAARIWYPIWDARLGLDHSVRTLPEALSVAHDDVKVALGLLDARHVAGDRELTAALQDAATDQWRRTAVRQLPALREVTEARWRTHGELAFLLEGDLKEAAGGLRDVGILRGIALAGIADSMRPAARAAHLRLLDTRDALHVAVGRRVDRLVAQERAAVARLLDLDDPDTLLRRVASDARTVTHALDDAWRSAERLRSGRRRGTGPPVRRPVARDVVEHDGELVLARTAIGARPDPSLSLRVAAAAATSRLPIARATCEWLAAYCPPLPAPWPDAARAALITLLGAGPGLVPTWETCDRYGLVDGWLPEWPRMRSLPQHNPVHRFTLDRHLVQAAQEATAYTREVDRPDLLLLGAFLHDVGKGLPGDHSTVGAPIAAGIAGRVGLPPADVATIEKLVRLHLLLPEVATRRDLSDPVTISRVAEAVGDTTTLALLHGLARADAHATGPAAWSAWKGRLIAELVRRVHTALDTGVLPDPPAPDPALVAGPLPAVHIDGDDRVAVAAADRHGLLAAVAGCLALHRLDVLTADASTIDGRALVEFRVQPRYGTPPDTVALAADLRRAVTGDVSVTQRLRGRALAARRAGADPRIVWHREAATDAVVLELRAADSAGLLYRVTTALDEAGAQVRAARISTLGGDVVDAFYLVGAGPDDAERDRLEAAVLAAAG, from the coding sequence ATCGACGGAGTCGGGGCCCGGCAGATCGGCGGGGCCGGCCCCGGCCCGACGCTCACCATGGGCATCGGCGCCGCCGCACGCGTGGAGCGTGCGGCGGCGCTCGACGTCTGGCTGGCCTCGCTGCTGCCGGCCGGGCTCCCCGGCGTCGCCCTGGTGGCGGTCGGTGGACTCGGCCGGCTGCAGTGCTCGCCGTACAGCGATCTCGACCTGGTGCTGCTGCACCGAGGCGTCGCCGGCATGGACGAACTCGCGGCCCGCATCTGGTATCCGATCTGGGACGCCCGGCTCGGCCTCGACCACTCGGTGCGGACGCTGCCCGAAGCGCTGTCGGTGGCCCACGACGACGTCAAGGTCGCGCTCGGTCTGCTCGACGCCCGGCACGTGGCCGGTGACCGGGAGCTCACCGCCGCGCTGCAGGACGCCGCCACCGACCAGTGGCGGCGCACCGCCGTCCGGCAGCTGCCAGCGCTGCGGGAGGTCACCGAGGCCCGCTGGCGCACCCACGGTGAGCTGGCCTTCCTGCTCGAAGGCGATCTCAAGGAAGCCGCCGGCGGGCTCCGCGACGTCGGCATCCTGCGCGGAATCGCCCTCGCCGGCATCGCCGACAGCATGCGGCCGGCCGCCCGCGCCGCGCACCTGCGCCTGCTCGACACCCGCGACGCGCTGCACGTCGCCGTCGGCCGCCGGGTGGACCGGCTGGTCGCGCAGGAACGCGCCGCCGTGGCCCGACTGCTCGACCTCGACGACCCGGACACCCTGCTGCGCCGGGTCGCCTCCGACGCCCGGACCGTCACCCACGCTCTCGACGACGCCTGGCGCAGCGCCGAACGGCTGCGCTCCGGCCGCCGACGCGGCACCGGCCCGCCGGTCCGCCGTCCGGTCGCCCGCGACGTCGTCGAACACGACGGCGAGCTGGTCCTCGCCCGGACCGCGATCGGCGCCCGCCCGGACCCCAGCCTGTCGCTACGGGTCGCCGCGGCCGCCGCCACCAGCCGGCTGCCGATCGCCCGCGCCACCTGCGAGTGGCTCGCCGCGTACTGCCCGCCGCTGCCGGCGCCCTGGCCGGACGCGGCCCGCGCCGCGCTGATCACCCTGCTCGGCGCCGGTCCCGGCCTGGTGCCCACCTGGGAGACCTGCGACCGGTACGGGCTGGTCGACGGCTGGTTGCCCGAGTGGCCCCGGATGCGCAGCCTGCCGCAGCACAATCCGGTGCACCGGTTCACCCTCGACCGGCACCTGGTGCAGGCCGCGCAGGAGGCGACCGCGTACACCCGGGAGGTGGACCGGCCGGACCTGCTGCTGCTCGGCGCGTTCCTGCACGACGTCGGCAAAGGGCTCCCCGGCGATCACAGCACGGTCGGCGCGCCGATCGCCGCCGGCATCGCCGGCCGGGTCGGGCTGCCGCCGGCCGACGTGGCGACGATCGAGAAGCTGGTCCGGCTGCACCTGCTGCTGCCGGAGGTGGCCACCCGTCGCGACCTGAGCGATCCGGTGACGATCTCGCGGGTGGCCGAGGCGGTCGGGGACACCACCACCCTCGCCCTGCTGCACGGCCTGGCCCGCGCCGACGCGCACGCCACCGGTCCGGCGGCCTGGTCGGCCTGGAAGGGGCGGCTGATCGCCGAGCTGGTCCGCCGGGTGCACACCGCGCTGGACACCGGCGTGCTGCCCGATCCGCCGGCCCCGGATCCGGCGCTGGTGGCCGGGCCGCTGCCGGCCGTACACATCGATGGTGACGACCGGGTCGCGGTGGCCGCCGCCGACCGGCACGGCCTGCTCGCCGCGGTCGCCGGGTGTCTCGCCCTGCACCGGCTGGACGTACTGACCGCAGATGCCTCCACTATCGACGGTCGGGCTCTGGTCGAGTTCCGGGTGCAGCCGCGCTACGGTACGCCGCCGGACACCGTGGCGCTCGCCGCCGACCTGCGCCGGGCGGTCACCGGAGACGTGTCGGTGACCCAGCGGCTGCGGGGGCGGGCGCTCGCCGCCCGCCGGGCCGGGGCCGATCCGCGTATCGTCTGGCACCGGGAAGCCGCCACCGACGCGGTCGTGCTGGAGCTGCGGGCCGCCGACTCGGCCGGCCTGCTCTATCGGGTGACCACCGCGCTGGACGAGGCCGGTGCCCAGGTACGGGCGGCCCGGATCTCCACGCTCGGCGGTGACGTGGTCGACGCGTTCTATCTCGTCGGCGCGGGACCCGACGACGCGGAGCGGGACCGGCTGGAAGCCGCCGTGCTCGCCGCCGCCGGCTGA
- a CDS encoding amidohydrolase family protein, translating into MTAPTALHVRGVALPDDQTRDLWLVGDRITFEPVPGATTVVDGGFLLPGLVDAHCHLGIARGGAPITSLDDARRLARTDRDTGVLALRDAGSPYPYPELDDEPDLPRLARAGRHVAPPRRYLRDIGVEVPAAELSEAVVAQAKAGNGWVKLVGDWIERSVGDLAPAWEADAMTEAVHAAHRAGARVAVHTFDETAVEILVRAGVDSVEHGTGLSLDLVDEMARRRIALVPTMINIATFGGIADRARDKFPRYADHMLALRDGFPEVVRAAHAAGVPIFVGTDAGGGIDHGRAADEMLTLHEQAGMPAEAVLAAASWAARDWLGFPGLVEGGLADLVVYPTDPRVDLRVVRAPQRIVLRGRVLR; encoded by the coding sequence GTGACCGCGCCCACCGCGCTGCACGTCCGAGGGGTCGCCCTACCTGACGACCAGACCCGTGACCTGTGGCTGGTCGGCGACCGGATCACCTTCGAACCGGTGCCCGGGGCCACCACGGTGGTCGACGGCGGATTCCTCCTGCCGGGCCTGGTCGACGCCCACTGTCACCTCGGCATCGCGCGCGGCGGCGCACCCATCACCTCCCTCGACGACGCGCGCCGCCTGGCCCGTACCGACCGGGACACCGGCGTGCTGGCGCTGCGCGACGCCGGTTCGCCGTACCCCTATCCCGAACTCGACGACGAACCGGACCTGCCCCGGCTGGCCCGAGCCGGCCGGCACGTCGCGCCGCCCCGCCGCTACCTGCGCGACATCGGCGTCGAGGTGCCGGCGGCCGAACTGTCCGAGGCGGTGGTCGCCCAGGCCAAGGCCGGCAACGGCTGGGTGAAGCTGGTCGGCGACTGGATCGAACGCTCGGTCGGCGATCTCGCCCCCGCCTGGGAAGCCGACGCGATGACCGAGGCGGTTCACGCCGCGCACCGCGCCGGTGCCCGGGTCGCCGTGCACACCTTCGACGAGACGGCGGTGGAGATCCTGGTCCGGGCCGGGGTCGACTCGGTGGAGCACGGCACCGGACTGAGCCTCGACCTCGTTGACGAGATGGCCCGACGCCGGATCGCCCTCGTCCCCACGATGATCAACATCGCCACGTTCGGCGGCATCGCCGACCGGGCCCGGGACAAGTTCCCCCGGTACGCCGACCACATGCTCGCACTGCGCGACGGCTTCCCGGAGGTGGTGCGCGCCGCACACGCCGCCGGCGTACCGATCTTCGTCGGCACCGACGCCGGGGGCGGCATCGACCACGGCCGGGCCGCCGACGAAATGCTCACCCTGCACGAACAGGCCGGCATGCCGGCAGAGGCGGTCCTGGCCGCCGCGTCCTGGGCGGCCCGCGACTGGCTCGGCTTCCCCGGCCTGGTCGAGGGCGGGCTGGCCGACCTGGTCGTCTACCCGACCGACCCCCGCGTCGACCTGCGGGTGGTCCGCGCCCCACAGCGGATCGTCCTGCGCGGCCGGGTCCTGCGCTGA
- the rpsP gene encoding 30S ribosomal protein S16 produces the protein MAVKIRLLRMGKIRNPQYRIVVADSRTKRDGRAIEFVGIYHPKEDPSVIEVTSDRIQYWLSVGAQPSEAVQRLLEKTGDWQKFKGLPAPEPLLIAPERADRKAAYEAEAKAAAGVADTPTKPAKKAEKKAEPKAEPKAEPKAEAAAEPAAEAPAATEEPAGAGSSEQA, from the coding sequence GTGGCCGTAAAGATCCGGCTTCTGCGGATGGGCAAGATCCGCAACCCGCAGTACCGCATTGTCGTCGCCGACTCACGCACCAAGCGTGACGGGCGGGCGATCGAGTTCGTCGGGATCTACCACCCGAAGGAAGACCCGTCGGTCATCGAGGTGACCTCGGACCGCATCCAGTACTGGCTCTCGGTCGGCGCGCAGCCGAGCGAGGCCGTCCAGCGCCTGCTGGAAAAGACCGGCGACTGGCAGAAGTTCAAGGGACTGCCGGCACCGGAGCCGCTGCTGATCGCCCCCGAGCGGGCCGACCGCAAGGCGGCGTACGAGGCGGAGGCCAAGGCTGCGGCCGGCGTCGCCGACACGCCGACCAAACCGGCGAAGAAGGCCGAGAAGAAGGCGGAGCCGAAGGCCGAACCGAAGGCCGAACCGAAGGCCGAGGCGGCCGCCGAGCCAGCCGCCGAGGCGCCGGCCGCGACCGAGGAGCCCGCTGGTGCCGGCTCCAGCGAGCAGGCCTGA
- a CDS encoding P-II family nitrogen regulator, giving the protein MKLVTAVIKPYQLDAVKEALHALGVAGLTVSEVQGYGRQKGHTEVYRGAEYTVEFLPKIRIEVLTDEIDVEKVVDAVVTAARTGKIGDGKVWVTAVEDVIRVRTGERGLDAL; this is encoded by the coding sequence ATGAAGCTGGTGACCGCAGTCATCAAGCCGTACCAGCTCGACGCGGTGAAGGAGGCCCTGCACGCCCTCGGCGTGGCCGGCCTGACCGTGAGCGAGGTCCAAGGATACGGACGGCAGAAGGGCCACACCGAGGTGTACCGGGGAGCCGAGTACACCGTGGAGTTCCTGCCGAAGATCCGCATCGAGGTGCTGACCGACGAGATCGACGTCGAGAAGGTCGTCGACGCCGTCGTCACGGCAGCCCGGACCGGCAAGATCGGTGACGGGAAGGTCTGGGTGACGGCCGTCGAGGACGTCATCCGGGTCCGGACGGGTGAGCGCGGACTCGACGCGCTCTGA
- the trmD gene encoding tRNA (guanosine(37)-N1)-methyltransferase TrmD, with translation MRVDVVTIFPEYLAPLELSLIGRARRSGLLDVAVHDLRDWTHDVHRTVDDTPYGGGAGMVMRPEPWGAALEELTAANRPPARLVVPSPAGRRFTQSTAERFARESRLIFACGRYEGIDQRVIDDAATRMPVTEVSLGDFVLFGGEVAVLVVLEAVVRLIPGVLGNAGSLADESHAHGLLEAPVYTKPPQWRGHEVPAILRSGDHGRIARWRREQALLRTAARRPDMIAQLSPASLDEADIALLAAAGFQVPAADMAE, from the coding sequence CTGCGGGTCGACGTGGTGACGATCTTCCCCGAGTACCTCGCTCCGCTGGAGTTGTCCTTGATCGGCCGGGCCCGCCGTTCGGGACTGCTCGACGTGGCCGTGCACGACCTGCGGGACTGGACCCACGACGTGCACCGTACGGTGGACGACACGCCGTACGGTGGCGGGGCCGGGATGGTGATGCGACCCGAGCCGTGGGGGGCCGCGCTGGAGGAACTGACGGCAGCGAACCGGCCACCGGCCCGACTGGTGGTGCCCTCTCCGGCCGGGCGACGATTCACCCAGTCGACAGCCGAGCGGTTCGCCCGGGAGTCCCGGCTGATCTTCGCCTGTGGCCGGTACGAGGGGATCGACCAGCGCGTGATCGACGACGCCGCGACCCGGATGCCGGTGACCGAGGTGTCGCTCGGTGATTTCGTCCTCTTCGGGGGTGAGGTGGCCGTCCTGGTCGTCTTGGAGGCCGTGGTGCGGCTCATTCCCGGGGTGCTCGGCAACGCCGGGTCGTTGGCCGATGAGTCGCACGCGCACGGACTGCTGGAGGCGCCGGTCTACACCAAGCCGCCGCAGTGGCGTGGGCACGAGGTGCCGGCGATCCTGCGCTCCGGCGACCACGGTCGGATCGCCCGCTGGCGTCGGGAGCAGGCGTTGTTGCGTACCGCCGCGCGCCGGCCGGACATGATTGCGCAACTGTCCCCGGCGAGTCTGGATGAAGCGGACATCGCGCTGTTGGCGGCGGCCGGATTTCAGGTCCCGGCCGCCGATATGGCAGAGTAG
- the rimM gene encoding ribosome maturation factor RimM (Essential for efficient processing of 16S rRNA), whose amino-acid sequence MLVVGRVGRPHGVRGEVTVEVRTDEPEIRFVAGSVFVTDPATAAVSRGSAASDEPVVGSLPSGAVQVRIPERLTVDTVRWHQGRPLVLFAGVADRDVAETLRGVLLCVESSEIADPDDPDEYRDHQLVGLVAVSPTGERLGEVTRIDHAPASDLLVLRRPDGRSALVPFVRAIVPEVDLPGGRVVVDAPAGLFDL is encoded by the coding sequence TTGCTCGTTGTCGGCCGAGTCGGTCGACCGCACGGCGTCCGGGGCGAGGTCACCGTCGAGGTACGGACCGATGAACCGGAGATTCGCTTCGTCGCCGGATCGGTGTTCGTCACCGATCCGGCGACCGCTGCGGTGTCGCGCGGCTCCGCCGCGTCCGACGAACCGGTCGTGGGGTCGCTGCCGTCCGGGGCGGTCCAGGTGCGGATTCCCGAGCGGCTCACCGTCGATACGGTCCGCTGGCATCAGGGGCGGCCACTGGTGTTGTTCGCCGGTGTCGCCGACCGAGACGTCGCCGAGACGTTGCGCGGTGTGCTGCTCTGTGTGGAGAGCTCCGAAATCGCCGATCCCGACGATCCGGACGAGTACCGTGATCATCAACTGGTCGGTCTGGTTGCCGTGTCGCCGACAGGGGAACGCCTCGGTGAGGTGACCCGGATCGATCACGCACCCGCGTCCGATCTGCTCGTGTTGCGCCGCCCGGACGGGCGCAGCGCGCTCGTGCCGTTCGTCCGGGCGATCGTTCCCGAGGTCGACCTACCGGGTGGCCGGGTGGTGGTCGACGCTCCAGCCGGCCTGTTCGACCTGTGA
- the proS gene encoding proline--tRNA ligase: protein MARVLTPRAEDFPRWYQDLIAKAQLADNGPVRGTMVIRPAGYAIWERMQSEMDDRIKAAGAENAYFPLFIPESYLRREAEHVEGFSPELAVVTHGGGKQLAEPVVVRPTSETVIGEFMAKWVDSYRDLPLLLNQWANVVRWELRPRVFLRTSEFLWQEGHTAHVDEADARAYARRILHEVYEDFMVNVLGIPVLVGRKTARERFAGATSTYTLEGMMGDGKALQLGTSHELGQNFARAFDITYTSAERTVEHAWTTSWGVSTRMLGGLIMVHGDDDGLRVPPRLAPIQAYVMVVKAGDGVGEAATKLRDALRDAGLRVALDDRVDTPFGRRAVDAELKGYPVRIEVGPRDLAAGNAVLVRRTDGSKTPVAVADVVGAVRAALDADQQALYDQALALRESRTVQVGTLTDAIAAAATGWARVPWSAVGAAGEADANAQGVTVRCLLRADGSVPDSDDEPDLVAVLARSY from the coding sequence ATGGCCCGCGTGCTCACACCTCGTGCGGAGGACTTCCCCCGCTGGTACCAGGATCTGATCGCCAAGGCGCAACTCGCCGACAACGGCCCGGTGCGCGGCACCATGGTGATCCGGCCCGCCGGATACGCCATCTGGGAGCGGATGCAGTCCGAGATGGACGACCGGATCAAGGCCGCCGGAGCGGAGAACGCCTACTTTCCGCTGTTCATCCCGGAGAGCTACCTGCGCCGGGAGGCCGAACACGTCGAAGGCTTCTCCCCGGAGCTGGCGGTCGTCACCCACGGCGGCGGCAAGCAGCTCGCCGAGCCGGTCGTCGTCCGCCCGACCAGCGAGACCGTCATCGGCGAGTTCATGGCCAAATGGGTCGACTCCTACCGGGACCTGCCGCTGCTGCTCAACCAGTGGGCCAACGTGGTGCGCTGGGAGCTGCGCCCCCGGGTGTTCCTGCGCACCAGCGAGTTCCTCTGGCAGGAAGGGCACACCGCGCACGTCGACGAGGCTGACGCCCGCGCCTACGCCCGGCGGATCCTGCACGAGGTGTACGAGGACTTCATGGTCAACGTACTCGGCATCCCGGTCCTGGTGGGCCGGAAGACCGCCCGCGAGCGCTTCGCCGGTGCCACCAGCACGTACACCCTCGAAGGGATGATGGGCGACGGCAAGGCGCTACAGCTGGGCACCTCGCACGAACTCGGCCAGAACTTCGCCCGGGCGTTCGACATCACCTACACCTCCGCCGAGCGGACCGTCGAGCACGCCTGGACCACGTCCTGGGGGGTCTCCACCCGGATGCTCGGCGGGCTGATCATGGTGCACGGCGACGACGACGGGCTGCGGGTGCCGCCCCGATTGGCACCGATCCAGGCGTACGTGATGGTGGTCAAGGCCGGCGACGGGGTGGGGGAAGCGGCGACCAAGCTGCGTGACGCGCTGCGTGACGCCGGGCTGCGGGTCGCACTCGACGACCGGGTGGACACCCCGTTCGGCCGGCGGGCCGTCGACGCCGAGCTCAAGGGCTATCCGGTACGGATCGAGGTCGGCCCACGGGATCTCGCCGCCGGCAACGCGGTGCTGGTCCGGCGTACCGACGGGTCGAAGACCCCGGTCGCGGTGGCCGACGTCGTCGGCGCGGTCCGGGCGGCGCTCGACGCCGACCAGCAGGCGCTGTACGACCAGGCGCTGGCGTTGCGCGAGTCGCGCACCGTGCAGGTCGGCACCCTCACCGACGCGATCGCCGCCGCGGCGACCGGATGGGCCCGGGTGCCGTGGTCGGCCGTTGGCGCGGCGGGTGAGGCCGACGCCAACGCCCAAGGCGTGACCGTACGTTGCCTGCTGCGGGCGGACGGGTCGGTGCCGGACTCCGACGACGAGCCCGACCTGGTCGCGGTGCTGGCCCGGTCCTACTGA
- the ffh gene encoding signal recognition particle protein: MFDTLSDRLSGIFTKLRGKGRLTDADIDATAREIRLALLEADVALPVVKAFINRIKERARGAEVSQALNPAQQVVKIVHEELVAILGGEQRRLQFAKQPPTVVMLAGLQGSGKTTLAGKLARWLKSQGHQPLLVAADLQRPNAVGQLQVLGGRAGVEVFAPEPGNGVGDPVAVAKASIDHARRTARDIVIVDTAGRLGIDAEMMAQAAAIRDAVDPDEVVFVIDAMVGQDAVRTAEAFRDGVGITGVVLSKLDGDARGGAALSVREVTGQPILFASTGEQLADFDVFHPDRMASRILGMGDVLTLIEQAEQAFDADQKEKMTAKLMGGEQFTLEDFLDQLIAVRRMGPIANVLAMMPGMGQMKDQLAEVDDKHFDKVTAIIRSMTPGERSNPKIINGSRRARIANGSGVTVMDVNQLLNRFTEAQKMMKQMGGMMGLPGGGRRKATKSPKNKRKGTKGGARGGSRQRAGGMPAGFPGGMPQLPPGLDPGALGGGGADGLPPGFKLPKIDFNKLNKRDKD; this comes from the coding sequence GTGTTTGACACTTTGAGTGATCGGCTGTCCGGGATCTTCACCAAGCTCCGGGGCAAGGGCCGGCTTACCGACGCCGACATCGACGCGACCGCGCGCGAGATCCGGCTGGCCCTGCTGGAGGCCGATGTCGCGCTGCCGGTGGTCAAGGCGTTCATCAACCGGATCAAGGAGCGGGCCCGGGGCGCCGAGGTCTCCCAGGCGTTGAATCCCGCCCAGCAGGTCGTCAAGATCGTGCATGAGGAGCTCGTTGCGATCCTCGGTGGCGAGCAGCGCCGGCTCCAGTTCGCCAAACAGCCACCGACGGTCGTCATGCTGGCCGGTCTGCAGGGTTCCGGCAAGACGACCCTGGCCGGCAAACTGGCCCGCTGGTTGAAGAGCCAGGGGCACCAGCCGCTGCTGGTCGCCGCCGACCTGCAGCGACCCAACGCGGTCGGCCAGTTGCAGGTGCTCGGCGGCCGGGCCGGCGTCGAGGTCTTCGCGCCCGAGCCGGGCAACGGGGTCGGCGATCCGGTCGCCGTGGCGAAGGCGTCGATCGACCACGCCCGCCGTACGGCCCGGGACATCGTCATCGTGGACACCGCCGGCCGGCTCGGCATCGACGCGGAGATGATGGCGCAGGCCGCCGCGATCCGTGACGCGGTCGACCCCGACGAAGTGGTCTTCGTCATCGACGCGATGGTGGGCCAGGACGCGGTCCGGACCGCCGAGGCGTTCCGCGACGGGGTCGGGATCACCGGGGTGGTGCTGTCGAAGCTCGACGGCGACGCCCGGGGCGGTGCGGCGCTGTCCGTCCGGGAGGTCACCGGGCAGCCGATCCTGTTCGCCTCCACCGGTGAGCAGCTCGCCGACTTCGACGTCTTCCACCCGGACCGGATGGCCAGCCGGATCCTCGGCATGGGCGACGTGCTCACTCTGATCGAGCAGGCCGAACAGGCCTTCGACGCCGATCAGAAGGAGAAGATGACCGCCAAGCTGATGGGCGGTGAGCAGTTCACCCTGGAGGACTTCCTCGACCAGCTCATCGCGGTACGGCGGATGGGGCCGATCGCCAACGTGCTGGCGATGATGCCCGGCATGGGGCAGATGAAGGACCAGCTGGCCGAGGTCGACGACAAGCACTTCGACAAGGTCACCGCGATCATCCGGTCGATGACGCCGGGGGAGCGGTCCAACCCGAAGATCATCAACGGGTCGCGGCGGGCTCGGATCGCCAACGGCTCGGGCGTCACCGTGATGGACGTCAACCAGCTGCTCAACCGTTTCACCGAGGCACAGAAGATGATGAAGCAGATGGGCGGCATGATGGGCCTGCCCGGCGGCGGGCGGCGCAAGGCCACGAAGTCGCCGAAGAACAAGCGCAAGGGCACCAAGGGCGGCGCGCGGGGCGGCTCCCGCCAGCGGGCCGGCGGCATGCCCGCCGGTTTCCCGGGCGGCATGCCGCAGCTGCCGCCCGGGCTGGACCCGGGCGCGCTCGGCGGCGGCGGGGCGGACGGTCTGCCACCCGGATTCAAACTGCCCAAGATCGACTTCAACAAGCTGAACAAACGGGACAAGGACTGA